A segment of the Frankineae bacterium MT45 genome:
AGGACCCGCAACGGCGTGTCGTGATCAATCGCGGTCGCCGCCTTCGTCGCCGCGACCCCGCGCACTTCAACCCGGCCGGCCGAGATGAGTTCACTCGCCTGTTCCCTGGACCGGGCAAGGCCACGCCGCACCAGCTCGGCGTCGAGGCGCAGCAGACGTCGTGCCGCCACCGGCTACCTACCGATCCGGAGTGTCGATCTCGGTCAACGCGCGCTGCAGTCGCGCGTGCACGTCGGCGTAGATCTCGACGTGTTCAGCCACCGGACGGGCCTCGATCCCGTTCAGCAGCTCGACCGCGGCCGTGACATTCGGTGGCTGGGCTGAAGCGTCCGTCTCCGAAACCGCTGGCTGGGCAGTTGGGACCCGGTTGCCGACTCCAGTGTGCTGACTCGCCGTCGGCGCGGCGGCCGGCCTGAAGCCGCCCGGACCCGGCATCGGCGCTACCGGACCCGGCATCGGCATACCCGGGCCGGGCTTCGGCGCCGACGGGAAGTCCGGTGCGTTCACGCTGTACTCCTCATTCGATGAATTCTCGCTCTGACGCTACCGTCGCCGCCCCGGATGACCTGCATCGGGCGCTAGTGTGTCGATTGGTAAACGAAAGGAACGTTTAAATTCATGGCCAGCATCGAAGAGTGTGAGGCGGCGTTCGCCAAGTTGGCGCAGCTGCTCGGCGGGATGGACGAGGGCCAGCGTAGGAAAGTCGTGCTCGATCGGACGGTGAGCGCAAAGATTAAGGATCTGGACGTTATGTTCGCCGGCGCCCTCCGCGACGGCGGTCTGCATGACGTTCACCGGGTCGCCCCCGAACCACGTCAGCACGATCCGGCCCAGATCAAACTCGCATTGAGCAGTGATGACTTGGTGAAACTGACCGCTGGCGAGCTCAACTTCGCGGCTGCCTGGGCCACCGGGCGCCTCAAGGTCGATGCCAGCGTTTTCGATCTGCTCAAACTTCGGTCGCTCTTCTAGCCGATCGCAGCTACCACGGCAGCGGTTCTTGTTTCGCGTTTCTGGATCACCCTCTTAGGACCGGGCGTCCAGCCCCAACTCGCGCAGCACCCGAGCAGCCTGCTCATCCCGGCCGAGGAACGCGGTCGGCGGCTCCTCATCGGCTCGGCGCGCCGGGGTGTCAGTGGCCCAGACGCAGCCACAGAGGGCACGTAGCGGATCGAGGTCGTCATTGATGTAGGACCGCTCTGATTCGGTGGGCGCACCGCGGCTCAGCTCGATGCCCTCAGACGTCCGCCGCACCCGCCACTCTCCGCAGCGGTAGGCGTCTGCGTCAGCCGAGACCGGTGGGTGGGTCTCGAGCAGCGCCGAGACATCGCGTCCCAGGTAGTCCGGGCGCTGGTCGGCCGGTGCGGCCAGGAGCACCGACGGCGTGGTGACTCCGCTCAGGACGAGCAGGCTGGCGCAGCCGACGGCGGCTGCCCCGGCGATATCGGTGTCGAGGCGATCCCCAACCACGATCGGATGTCGGGCGCCGGAGCGTTCGAGCGTCTCGCGATGCATCGTCGGGTCGGGCTTGCCGGTCGCGATCGGTGATGCCCCGGTCGCCGTGGAGACTGCCGCCACCAGCGAACCGTTACCGGGGAGCGGGCCCCGCGGAGATGGCAGCGTGACGTCGAGGTTGGTGGCCACCCAGAGTGCTCCGCCGAGAATCGCGACGGTCGCCTCGGCCAACATGTGCCAGTCCGTATCAGGTGAATACCCCTGGACGACCGCCAGCGGGCTCTCATCCGCGCTCGTTACCGGCGTGAGCCCACGCTCGAGGAGGGCGCTGGTGAGCCCCTCAGCCCCGATCGCCAACACGCGGGCACCCGCTGGCAGTCGCTCGGCCAGATAATGCGCCGCGGCCTGCGAAGAAGTCGTCACCTCAGACTCGCGGGCCGGGATTCCCAGCTCAGTGAGGTGTTGGGCGA
Coding sequences within it:
- a CDS encoding SCP-2 sterol transfer family protein translates to MASIEECEAAFAKLAQLLGGMDEGQRRKVVLDRTVSAKIKDLDVMFAGALRDGGLHDVHRVAPEPRQHDPAQIKLALSSDDLVKLTAGELNFAAAWATGRLKVDASVFDLLKLRSLF
- a CDS encoding Haloacid Dehalogenase Superfamily Class (subfamily) IIA, which codes for MPDQIRPRESSTPLARQYDVALLDLDGVVYVGPHAVDGAVEALAQARDLGMKLAFVTNNAARTAATVAQHLTELGIPARESEVTTSSQAAAHYLAERLPAGARVLAIGAEGLTSALLERGLTPVTSADESPLAVVQGYSPDTDWHMLAEATVAILGGALWVATNLDVTLPSPRGPLPGNGSLVAAVSTATGASPIATGKPDPTMHRETLERSGARHPIVVGDRLDTDIAGAAAVGCASLLVLSGVTTPSVLLAAPADQRPDYLGRDVSALLETHPPVSADADAYRCGEWRVRRTSEGIELSRGAPTESERSYINDDLDPLRALCGCVWATDTPARRADEEPPTAFLGRDEQAARVLRELGLDARS